From the genome of Perca fluviatilis chromosome 8, GENO_Pfluv_1.0, whole genome shotgun sequence:
TGTTTTCATTATATCTGTAATGTacatatcttttatttttttcactggCCCGGAACTAACCCATCTCTGTACCCATATACTCAAATGTTTCATTTGCTGACCTCATGTATGTGGCATTGGTTAACAGCGCTACCATTTTTAGTAGTCTGGTTTCTCTttgtgagagacacacacacacacacacacacaatttattaatttaatttttttacactttgggggggttatagggttagatataTTGTGATCGGTTATAaaattggggggaaaaaaaaaatcaatgaaaagACCTTTGAAGGGATAGGCAAGAAACAACCCCGGGTTAccattagggctgcacggtatgaggaaaatatgcaataaggTTTTGGAATATTGAGATATTGAGATATCgagataacgatattacttgcgataaattgCGATGTGTTTGGTGAAAGTGCAGCCTTGGTATCATCATGGTGTCATCTCGGTATGAGCTACAAATTCACCTTAAACTAGATTATTTTATTAGCAGGGAGGATTTTAATAACAGGATTTAGGACTTTCTGACCACTGAATGCACACATCCTGTTACTGAGACTCTGAATCTCAATGGCAATATTCctggtcaaataaaaaaataataaacagatattaaagttgACTCAGTTCTGCATTACTGCTGCTTTATCACTTTTGGAATTTACAACAAATGAAAgatcaaaataattttttttattaaacgaATTAAACATTGAATGTACTACAAAAGGCGCCACTGAAAAAAGAATGacggttacattttaaagtgccgttttctgctgatatttcgtttcaactaaacacaaaaacatctcGGAGTGTCTTTCGCAGCCTTTCAAAGTAGGCTCTTTGGGGATGAGCCAGGCCTGCACAGAATCGATCAACGGCGATCGCCACCCAATGGATGCtgggtagatttgtgtccgacttgatcccgacttgctctgatgTCATACACACgtggcaacgataacctcacgagatcaaggcggccgcagttctgagacgcaggcagcgcagttgcttttcaccgactgcaagacccaggggcatgctgggaaacgccggtcTCTCATCTGATCGaaagctgattggttcagaatcaatTCAAtgtgatgacgttttatataaactttttatttatttggatttggagggattttaactgcggtTTGTCTAATTTAAAGGCTCATTCTGTACAgaccacatgttgtgtggctgatagtgatgtttagaagtcagagagactaaatctgttcagattacagatcatgtacagtctgttgttgattaaaatcagcaacagatcacctgtagagcattttgagagctactctgtcataataaaaacaactggagactgtgtaggagctgatatatgggtcggataacattttattaaatcagaatcggaccacagtgtttctgtgtcttcctgttcagcctgaaggctgctggaatcggctgttaactgtccgacttgacagcagatttttgtcccccccccccggctgctgccgcctgctctcgtctactttacaggcgaagCGCAGTTCATCTAGAACGAGCCTAATGTGTTTATTGTGCAAGCTAATACCGTGATGACGATAAAAAACAATATGTTGTGCAGCCTTAAAACCTAAGCATGTCACTTTGCTGTTTTAAATGCTCCACACTTACTTCACCACTGAAGATATAGTCCAGGATCTGTTTCATGATGGCCATGGAGACGCCCTGCAGCTCGATTCTGTATGTAGACCCATCATCCTTTGGGGGATTGTAGTTCAGCTTGGTCCTAGCAGGAAGCCATTAACAGAAATTAATATTTCACAAAACATGAAAACTAGAAACCTGATGCACTTTTATCACTCCCAGCTCAACTGTATCATGGGACGCGCCCTAGTGCTTTAACATTGTAAAAACCAGCCAAAGATAATCATATTTTACCTTTCTTTAAACGGCTATTTTTGTATCTTAATGTGCGAGTATGGGAATGGGAACAGTTTTCTTTTATGAGAGACAGGAAAAATGCTGTTGTATGTGaacatgcaatgacaataaagtaggGCTGGGAAATATATCAATACTATATCGACATTGATATATGACTCTATACAACGTCTTAAAATGTTGGATATctcaatattgtgatatgacacgtgttttttttttcctggttttaaaggctgcattactgtAAAGTGATgcaattttctgaacttaccagacttactagctgtgatattatttgcctttactaAATTAGTCaatgtatccacattattggtgaatatttatcaaaactctcattgtgttaaaATTTTGCGAAACCACCAATattcaaccctacaatatcgccgcaatttCGACATGGAtacatttggtcaaaaatattgtgatacatatcgcccagctctacaaaAAAAGAGATTCGTTAATTCACAAAGGTATGATAATATGCGGGCTAGTGTGAATGAGTGTGTGAGACCTGATATAAGGGCTGGCAGCAGCCAGGATGTTTTTCTGGACAGGAAGCTCCTCTCCATCAACCACCAGCAGCGCATCGTGGAAACTTTTCTCCTGCCAGAAGGTGCGAAGGACCCGGAGCAGTTTCTGAGAATGTTGGGGGTCCGAAACCTTAGAACCGGTTTCAGTCGATACAGAATCCGGCATGTCCAGGCTtcactttaaacaaacaaacaatggaCATTTTAATTAGGCCTGCACACAACACTAGTTTCAATACAAACGAATGGCTTTAACAAAAGGTTAACACCACAATGTACAGGCCGAGATGTGACAACAAAATCCAAACTGTAATAATATATTGTtaagtaaattaaatattacTAGTATGCCAAATACTGTGGGTGGGGGGTGAAACATGTCTTACACTGACATGTTCTAACGTTAAGTTTACAAAGCTGCTGGTGACGTAAAGGCTAGGCTATTAGCAAAACAACCGACATGTCCAGAAACAGCTCCTATGTCTAACGATACAATGTATCAACATGACTTCCAATTCGGCAGCGGGAGAGACAACTCAACCAACCGAACTCTTATGTGGTTAGCCAGCAAACGGGAGAAAGCTACAAGCACATTAACGAAGGCTTGAGCCTACACTGTAACGTTATGTGTTTACAATGGTTCACATTtgttatgtcatgtttttttctttttgtcaattTAAGTTCAGACTGTTTAAGTGTCTTACCTTAAGACTACGAAATgcgcttttcttttcttatgtGCACCGACTTCACCTTCCTGCCTTTAAGACAACATGAATCACTCCAGGCGAGAATGTTGTAAATGGACGTGAAGACATGTATTATGCTGCATTCATGGTCAAAGCAAATGTGGTCAATACGTTACTCCTGTTTATAATTATATGAGCTATAGATCTAATATTAACGataaacaaacatattcacATAAGATGCCGTTCTAATGCCAAAGATAACCGATTAGTTACATATATCTTTAAACAAGCTGGGTAAGAAAGAACACGCCTTTTATTATCACAGCTGTGTTGCATGTAGAATTCCTCTGGTACCTGAATGAGCATCAGCTAGGCGGTACCAATACTTTAATGGCAACCTGTGAACCGACAGAATTGCCGATAAACTACTTGTGTAATAGATATACGGTAGTTAGATGGTAAAACACGCATTTTCAAACTAAGATAAATAAAACTTTCTCGCTGGGTCATTGTCTGGATTTCGAAATGGATGTACGAAGTGAGAAACAACAAAGAATCGGAACGGGGCCACAAAGCCAAACCACCAGCACAAAGTCATCGGAAATATAACACTAAACAGTATTTCCGGCGTGAGTGAAACCTCCAACGATGTATGGAGTTggtatattttttgtaatataaattagctaaataaaatgaatatgtgataatgcatatatatatatatatatatatatatatatatatatatatataattttatattatattattatttttttttttttccatggtcATACTGGTCTATGCAATAGTAGGCTACATCCACTACATCGACTAatgtgtgcttttattttgaaggaaaaCTCGTCTTCATTCTAAAGTAGGCTAACTGTGTGCTATCTATCTCTCGGTAACTTGAAACAATTGTCGCCGCCGTAACTTTGGACAAACGTAAATATTGTTATGCTTTGCCCAGGATTACACAAAGGTAATAGTGCCGACTACGTGTGTATGATAGGCTTTTATTATGCTATGCTAGCTAAGGGAGAACAATGCAATATCGCtgtaaaactaaagtaacgttaacgtacGTAACCACTCCTAGCAAAGTGTTTCGCGTTTGAGTTCAAATTTCTTCCCACGATTAAATCATAACGTCATTATTAAACCAACACATTACTATTTTATAATGGCTCATAGGTTGGTAACGTTATGTCTTTTGTTTCTAGCTGCCATGGCGATGTTGTGATGGAGGAACCAATGAGCATGGGACATGATTGCCTGACGGAACATAACTGGAGACACACAGTTTGAAACTACAaaccatagaccgtatataaaccTGTCTATATACAAACCCAACCATGCATCGAGCTGCTCGGAGCAGACTGTCTCCGTGGATAGAGAGTCTGATCCTGAGCTATGGCAGTCCGGAggggagcagcagcagtagcggGCGGCTGAAGGCTCATGTCATCGGGGTGGGTCAGATGTCTCAGTCCCAGGCTCAGGGCTCCGAGGGCCCCAACGGGCTGCTCTTTCTGTCCGACGGGGACCTCCAGATCCCTGCCATTCTCACGGCATCAGCCTGGGAGCATCTTCAGGACCAGGAGGACCGCGAGAGTTTCACCAGCCTGGTCAACAGCACGGTGTGCCTTCAGGACTACCGGCTGCAGTTTCACATGGCCCTGGAACAGACTAAATGCAGATTCTACTTATCAGTTGGAGAGCTGGCTACGACCGCAGCCGGTCCAGTTAAAGACAACACCCCTTGCAGCACAACACAGCCCTCCATTAGGCTGAAGATCTGTAAGACATGGAGGGCCCTGCTGGGTCAGGAGACACAGGACTCTCAGAAGAGCCAGTGTGGCTTTGATCTGTCAGAGCTGCTGGGGGAGTGGCAGCATGACTGTCTGCAGGCTGTGCTGGACGATGTTCGGGAGAGGCTGGCGGTAGAGAGCAGCTGCCTTGTGAGCCAGCAGCCCTCCACCTCCACTTTCAACTCATCGCTAACCCGCCCAGACACATTCTCTGCCACAGGCTGGTGTGTTGACAGGGTCAGATATAAGGGAGGGAAATGTTTCCAAGTCCCCATAAAGTGTCTTCTCATCCCGGAGGAAGATGCTCAGCAGCTGCAAACGCCACCGAATGTTGGAAGCAGGACAATGAGTGGACTTTCTGCTTCCTCTGAGGACAGCAAGAGAGATTTACCTCAAGTCGGCAAACCTACAGAGACCACGCAGCCTTCTGTTGATGATGTAGAGTGGAGAATAGCCGAGCCAGCATTTGTAGAGAGAGATCAAGACGCCAGTGAGAATTCCCCTCGCCCTGGGGAGGACAGCATGCTACATGAGGACATGATCACAGCCATGATTGATAGCGACACCCAGACTTTATCCAACCCTTGGGACATTT
Proteins encoded in this window:
- the acd gene encoding adrenocortical dysplasia protein homolog — protein: MHRAARSRLSPWIESLILSYGSPEGSSSSSGRLKAHVIGVGQMSQSQAQGSEGPNGLLFLSDGDLQIPAILTASAWEHLQDQEDRESFTSLVNSTVCLQDYRLQFHMALEQTKCRFYLSVGELATTAAGPVKDNTPCSTTQPSIRLKICKTWRALLGQETQDSQKSQCGFDLSELLGEWQHDCLQAVLDDVRERLAVESSCLVSQQPSTSTFNSSLTRPDTFSATGWCVDRVRYKGGKCFQVPIKCLLIPEEDAQQLQTPPNVGSRTMSGLSASSEDSKRDLPQVGKPTETTQPSVDDVEWRIAEPAFVERDQDASENSPRPGEDSMLHEDMITAMIDSDTQTLSNPWDIFPPPCDTSSSSDASPEATPTQSQHHPTATEFKYAHSVILTSTQLPVHSSKESRQTLESSKGERSSLPPYQKLPHSASFPATAASSTSTSVSPTEPFTGPSNLSPAPDQHHTDTAQPTLPALDQEGQILGKDTKVTFEGKYRKAKRKRSEPTPEALKALVEEAEISGSPPSWLFDTQAGPGAEEGSSHQQGPTVSRKSPSVHSDGMLFSYSYQVSGQNLQDFSRFTVAESLLHWAVKYLVVPKPADDPHATSGTSTQTKFTSL